One genomic region from Candidatus Methylacidiphilales bacterium encodes:
- the hisA gene encoding 1-(5-phosphoribosyl)-5-[(5-phosphoribosylamino)methylideneamino]imidazole-4-carboxamide isomerase: protein MIILPAIDLMGGEVVRLEQGDAERKTVYSSNPVSFARQWHEMGAEYLHLVDLDAAFKGEQVNLPLVAAICESIPVPCELGGGLRDMKSLQKSFDAGVARAIIGSKACESLDFVKEAVEEFGGDRIAVGIDAKNGKVATRGWVKVSEWNALDLAKAVVDLGVGTLIYTDISTDGMLAGPNLAAQKAMHAAVPVQLIASGGVSSAEDVRLLNEIEGLYGVIVGKALYDQKVDLAECLSITR from the coding sequence ATGATTATTCTGCCAGCCATCGATCTCATGGGCGGGGAAGTGGTGCGCCTGGAACAGGGCGATGCCGAACGGAAGACCGTTTACAGCTCGAACCCCGTCTCCTTCGCCCGGCAATGGCACGAAATGGGGGCCGAATATCTCCATCTCGTGGACCTCGACGCAGCTTTCAAAGGCGAACAGGTCAATCTTCCCTTGGTTGCGGCCATCTGTGAATCCATCCCGGTCCCCTGCGAACTGGGCGGCGGACTGCGCGACATGAAGTCGCTGCAAAAATCCTTCGATGCCGGCGTTGCCCGCGCCATTATCGGCAGCAAGGCCTGCGAATCGCTGGATTTTGTAAAAGAGGCCGTGGAGGAATTCGGTGGTGATAGGATTGCCGTGGGAATCGACGCCAAGAACGGCAAGGTCGCCACCCGCGGCTGGGTGAAGGTTTCGGAATGGAACGCCCTGGACTTGGCGAAAGCAGTGGTGGACTTGGGGGTTGGCACCTTGATCTACACCGATATCTCAACCGACGGCATGCTGGCCGGTCCAAATCTTGCGGCTCAAAAGGCCATGCATGCGGCTGTGCCTGTGCAATTGATTGCATCGGGCGGCGTGTCCTCGGCTGAAGACGTCCGCCTGCTGAATGAAATCGAAGGCTTATACGGGGTCATCGTGGGCAAGGCGTTGTATGACCAAAAAGTGGATCTGGCCGAATGTCTATCGATTACTCGTTAA